The Odocoileus virginianus isolate 20LAN1187 ecotype Illinois chromosome 12, Ovbor_1.2, whole genome shotgun sequence genome has a segment encoding these proteins:
- the LOC110149985 gene encoding transmembrane protein 132B-like: protein MKWIYRHRRFTMSEQSNIPHSHDWVWLGNDVELLENPVDVTLPSEECTTMIDRGLQFKERNFLLNGGSQKTFHSQLLRPSDYVYEKDMKNDPLSSTGPKRKRVKFTSYTTILPEDGGPYTNSILFDSDDNIQWVCPDMGLGESQGFRDYMERLQDQM, encoded by the coding sequence ATGAAATGGATATACAGACACAGAAGATTTACCATGAGTGAGCAAAGCAACATCCCCCATTCCCATGACTGGGTCTGGCTGGGGAACGACGTGGAGCTTCTAGAGAACCCGGTGGACGTGACCCTCCCATCGGAGGAGTGCACCACCATGATTGACAGGGGGCTGCAGTTCAAGGAGAGGAACTTCCTTCTGAATGGCGGTTCCCAGAAGACTTTCCATAGTCAGCTGCTCAGACCTTCTGACTATGTCTATGAGAAAGACATGAAAAACGACCCTCTGAGTTCCACAGGCCCCAAGAGGAAGAGGGTCAAGTTTACTTCCTACACCACCATCCTCCCAGAGGACGGCGGCCCCTACACCAACTCCATCCTGTTTGACAGTGATGACAACATCCAGTGGGTCTGCCCAGATATGGGGCTGGGGGAGTCCCAGGGCTTCAGAGACTACATGGAGAGGCTGCAGGACCAGATGTGA